DNA sequence from the Leptospira perdikensis genome:
CCTTTAAAGCTTTTGCATCCACTGCTTCAAAAACTTCTGTCACCACTTTTCCTTTGGAAAATGAATGTGCTTTCTTCAGAAGTCCATCCACAAGTTCTGGATTCATTTGAAAACTCAATTGTTCCTTTTTCTTTTTTGCTTTGAAAAGGGAACCAGACTTTTCTTCGAGTTCCGTTTCTAAATCCTCTCGAAGTTTACGTAAATGTTCAACTGCCGCATTTCCTTGTTTCACAAAAAGGCTTTGTAGGTCTTCAGGAGCTGGCACTGGAGAAACAATCCCAAACTCCTTCAAATCTCCAAAGGTTTCTTTGGCCGACAAGTTATGGGTTTCTATTTTTGCCGCCAGTGTTTGGAACTGTGATAAAAAGTATTCAATCACTGAATCCCCACAAATGGCTTCGACCCTACGGTTTCCGGCTCCAGGACTTCCTTCTTTGATGATAGCAAAGTATCCGATTTCTTTTGTGTTCGATACATGGGTTCCCCCACAAAATTCTTTGGACTTATCTCCCATAGAAATCACACGAACTGAACTTCCATATTTCTCATCAAACATAGATAAGGCGCCTGATTGTTTTGCCGTATCGATATCCAACACTTCTGTTTTGACGGGAATTTTGGCATTCACTGCCTCATTCACATCTTTTTCAATAGAGATAATTTCTTCTTCCGAAAGTGCTTTTGGATGTGAAAAATCAAATCGCAAATAATCAGAAGAAACAATGGAACCTTTTTGTGCCACATGGGTTCCGAGAATTCTTCGAAGCGCTCCATTTAGCAAGTGTGTGCCGGAGTGGTGGTTTGCTAAATTTTGACGACGAGTTGTGTCTATCTCTGCTTCAATGGTTTCCCCCACAGAGATTTTCCCTTTCAAAATGATTCCGAGATGTAAAAAAGTTTCGTTTTCTTTTTGTGTGTCCTGGACTTGGAACTGGAACCCCTCTTTTTTGAAGTAACCCCAGTCTCCAATCTGACCACCACCCTCCGCATAAAATGGAGTTTTGTCGAGAACCACAACCGCATCTGATCCTTGGTTTGCCTCGGATACTGACTTCCCATCTACAAAAAGATAGATTACTTTTGCCGGTGATTTGGTTGCCGTATATCCTAAAAATTCAGTTTTGAGTTCCGCACTTGCACTAAGGCCAGTTAGGTATTGGACTTTTTTTCCTTTCCAACTAGCACGCGATAGATCACGATCTTTTTCGAGTTCGGCTTCAAATCCCAAGTCATCGAAACCAAACCCGCGATCTTCCACAAGTTCCTTTGTCATTTCACGCGGGAACCCATAAGTGGAATACAAACGAAATCCTTCTTTTCCAGTAACCAGAGTTTGGCCATTTGATTTTAACTGGCTTAATAAAGATTCTAATTCTTCCAATCCCACTTCTAAAGTATGTAAAAAGAGTTCTTCTTCTTTTTTTAAGATGGATTCAATGTCTTTCGCTTTGTCTTTCAGTTCAGGATACCGAACTGAATATAAATCGCGAAGTGTCGCAATTAGTTTGTATAAAAATGGTTCGTGGATTCCTAGTTTTCTAGCAAAAAGCGAGGCTCTTCGGATGAGCCTACGAATCACATACCCACGTCCCGTACGATCAGGATAAATCCCATCCCCTAACGAAAAGAATACGGAACGGGAATGATCTGTGATTACTCGGAAAGATTGTTTTGTAGATTCGTCGTAAGTTTTTCCGGATAACTCTTCTATTTTACGAATGATGGATTTTAATTCATCTGTATCGTAAACAGAATCCACTTCTTGTAGTAACATAGCCACTCGTTCGAGGCCAGATCCTGTATCAATTCCTGTTTGTTTTAAAGGAAGGAGTTCTCCAGATACCGTTTGGTTAAATTGGTTGAATACTAAATTCCAATATTCTAAATAACGATCACAGTCACAACCTGGTTTACAATCCGGATTGTTTCCACAATTCGGGCCACCTTTTTCTGGGCCACGATCCAAATACAATTCAGAACAAGGACCACAGGCCCCACTATCTCCGGCAGGCCCCCAAAAATTATCTTTTTTTCCGAGCCTTACAATTCGTTCTTCAGGAATTCCGGCTTCCATCCAAATTTTTTTGGCTTCATCATCATCTAAGTAAATGGTCACCCAAATTTTTTCTTTGGGGATATGTAAGTGGTTTAATGAAAAATCTAACGCGTATTCGATGGCTTCTTTTTTGAAATAATCGCCAAAGGAAAAATTTCCAAGCATTTCAAAGAAAGTACAATGTCTTTCTGTTTTCCCAACTACCTCTAAATCGGTAGTACGAACACATTTTTGAACCGAAGCAGCGCGAGTGTATGGTAACTCCACGGCTCCTGTAAACAAAGGTTTGAATTGAACCATCCCGGCGGTTGTGAATAAAAGTGTTGGATCCCCTTTCGGGATAAGGCTTGAGGAAGGCACAATGGTGTGGCCTTTCCCTTTGAAGTAACTAGTATACAACTCTGCAATTTCGCGGACGGTTTTCGACATCATACACTTACAGCGAAATCGGTTTCACCTCCTAGGGCAAGGAAATTAGAAGTTAACTCTGCCGTAATTCTTTGTATTGGAGAAAGGAAATTAAGGCAAAAAAGAGAAATATTCCACCCAAAATTCCGAAGGTCAGTTGCGAACCGATGGTGTCCGCAAGTAGGGCTGCCAGAAATCCAGAAACAGCTGGTGTGAATTGGAAACAAACCGTATAGAGAGATAGGACTCGTCCTCGAATTCCATCATCGGTGCGCTTTTGTAAGATGGCCGGAAGAAGGCTGGAAAGCACTCCTCCAGAAACGCCAAAACAAAATAAAAACAAAGATGTAGCGGAAGCTTTCCCAAATGGAACAAATCCCAGAAAGAACAAAGAGGATAAAGAAAAAACAATCAGTAAAATAAGACCCTTTCGCTCTACATGATGAAAAAGAATCGTTAAAATCCCGCCTAAAAAAAGGCCCGGCCCTAAAAATACAAGAACCGTCCCCCGTGCCAACTCTCCGAGTCCTAGTTCTGTGCGAACATATTTAGGTAAGATGACTTGGATGGGTCCAAGAGCAAGCATACTGAGGATGGTCATATACATCACCTGTCTAGAAACGGGATCTGTTTTTAAAAAATCCAAAATGGTTTTTAGATTGGATGTAAGAGAAGGAAAACTTGCGGTTTTGTCATAGGCACCTAGGGACTTTATCTTTTCTTTGGAATTCGAATCTCGTAACAAAGTAAAGGCGAGCATTGATAGAAAGTGAAAACCAGCTAAAACCAAAAATAAACTAGAATACCCTCTCCCTTCCCGAAACCAACCCACAGCAAGCGGACTCATTCCGAAAGCAAAAATCAAAAGTAAGTTTCCTGCAATTGTATGAAAGACTAACCGATGTGACTCCATCACTTCTCGTAAAATGGCCATCCTACCGGGGAGAACCGTTGTCATTCCAATTCCATTCACAAAAGCCAGAGGTAACAATAAAAATGGGTAAGTTTGAAAAACTCCAGTTAAACCACCTAACAAAAAACTAGCGAAAAAAAGAAAAAACTGGAAACTAACAACAACCCACTTTTTGGAATAGTGATCGAGTAAGTAACCTGTGTATAAGAAAAAAATAGGAAAAGGTAAAAACAAAAAGAAGAATACGATCCCCGAGAACCCTTTCACTGCATCTAAGGTTTGGCAAAAAATTACGATGGAATATAAAAAACAGCTGCTGGCGAAGGTTCCAAGAGCAAAGGCAAAATAGAATACTAGTCGGTTCAAGTTTTTACCTACCTAAAAAAAAAGCCTCCCGGAGGAGGCTTCGTATCGGAAAAAAAGAGGATTTCCGATTAACGTTTTGAGAACTGAGTTCCTCGACGAGCTTTGCGTAGACCGTATTTTTTACGTTCCACCATACGGCTATCTCGAGTGAGAAAACCTTCTTTTTTCAAAGTAGGTTTTAATGATTCATTGAAAGCTACGAGTGCACGAGCCACTGCATGTCGAATCGCTCCTACTTGACCAACAACTCCACCACCAGTTACATTAAGTGCAATGTCATACTTATCACGAGCTTCTAAAACTAAAAGAGGCTCAAGAGCACGGCGAACAAGGTGTTCTCCGTTTTTAATGTAGTCATTTACATCTTTGTGGTTTACTGTGATTTTACCAGTTCCAGATGCGATTTTTGCACGTGCAACGGATGTTTTGCGTCGGCCTACTGCCCAAACTGCTTTTTGCGCCATATTATTTCAACTCCAGTTTTAGGGGCTTTTGAGCTCCCAAGTTGTGGTCATTACCAGCGAATACGCGGCAATTTCTCAACATTTGGTCACCTAACTTAGATTTAGGTAACATTCCTTTAACCGCTTCCATAATCACTCTTTCCGGATTTTCTTGAATGAGTTTATGAAATGCAATCGCAGTCATACCACCTGGGTAACGTGAATGGTGGTAGTAAATTTTTTGTTCTCTTTTGCGACCTGTTACAGCCACTTTAGAAGCATTAACGATAATGATGTTATCACCACAGTCCTGGTTAGGAGTGAAGGTAGATTTGTGTTTTCCGCGAAGGCGGGAAGCTACTTGACTTGCCAATCTTCCGAGAGTCTTATCAGTTGCGTCCACAACAAACCACTGTTTTTGTACGGCTTCTTTTGCGATAGAAGGGGTCTTGTGGGCTTTAGACAATAGTTCCATAAGTACGAGATTTTCCTCTTTTATGTCAGGATTTTCGGTTTTCACACCGGGTCAAACAAATTTATTGGAATCTAACTTTGAAAGAATCCGAAATTATACGCACTTTGTTTGGGCGAACCCCTCCGCCCGAAGATGATTGTTACTTTTTGGCCCCAAACCGATTAGTGACAACGGATTCCCTTTCGGAAGGCACACATTTCCTCCATGAGTGGTCTTCTCCACAGATTCTGGCACGAAAACTAGTGGAAGTCAATGTATCCGACATCACCGCTTCTGGTGGAAGACCCAAAGAATGTTTCCTAAATCTGGGCCTATCTCCCCTCTCTCGTAAAAAAGAATGGATTCGCGCCTTTTCCAAAGAACTTCGTAAATCCTTAGACCAATATGGAATGAAACTAGCGGGGGGCGACACCTTTTCGGCATCTACAACTCAATTGACACTTACCGTCGTGGGAACAGTGGAGCGACCTTGGCTTCGTTCTGGGGGAAAACCGGGAGACTATCTTTATGTCACCGGATCTCTCGGCAAAAGCCAACTGGGTTTCCAAACTTTAAAAAAGAAATCGAAAGAAAGTAAGTATATAGATGCCATTACACACCACCTTTCTCCGAAGTCTCGTTATGCGATCCTAGATACACTCAAAAAATTCAAAATCCACGCTTGTATGGATATCACCGATGGTCTCATCCAGGATGCCGAAAGATTGGCCATCGCTTCTAAGGGAAAATTGAAAATTCAAATCGAATCCCTTCCTTTGGATTCACTCGCTTTATCTCATCTTGGCTTAGATCTTTGTCTGGGCTCAGGAGAAGAATTAGAACTTTTGTTTCTTTCTCCGGAAATTCTACCAACGGAACTAGCCGGAATTCCTGTGACAATGATCGGAAGATTGGAAAGTGGAAAACCTGGGGTTGCATTTTGGAAAGTGGGAAAAACCTATTCACCAAAAACACGAGGTTTTATTCATTTTTCAGAAAAAGAATGAATGGGTTTTTCTCGCTCCACCAGACTCATCGAAGTGAGGAGCCTGGCTGAAAGAAGGGAATCAAAAAACCGATTTTAGTCTTCGGTTTCTTCAACTTCCGAGGAAGCCTCTCGTCTTTGTCGAGATTCTTGTTCCTTCGGTTCAGAAGAATTTGATTGTTGAGACTCAGACTGGTTTTGGTTCTGATTTGGGGAACCACCACCTCTTCTGTCCCGATGTTTCTTTCTGGGTGGGCGTTTTTTGTTAGGTTCTTTTTTACGATTCTGCTGCCCAAACTGATGGCTGTCAGGTTTTGGTCTTTGTCGTAAAGAAATTTCCCAAAAGAAAGCGGTTTGGACTGCGGATTCATTTCCTTCCGAAATCGCTACGATCTTATAGACCATAAACGCATCGTAGAAGTAATCCTTCTTTTTGAAAAAGGAATTTTGTCTTTCTTTTTCATCATCAGTGACCTGGAACCTTGGTTGGCTGATAAAAATCTTAACCAAATTGTCTTGTTCTCGTTTAGGAATTCCCATACGTTCGAAAACAGGTTGGAGACTTTCTTTAATGTTATGCGCTAGGTGACCACGGTCATTTTCATAAAGATCTTTTACGATATCATAGAAAATTAACGAATAAAAGATAGCTGGAGTCATCTCTTCTCTTGCGGAGAGAAGTTTATCAGTGACTGCTAGTCTTTTTCCAAGTGGGGTTTCCATAAAATGTTCACGCCACTCCGGATCCGTTTTCTTTAGTTTATCAGCAGGTTCTTTGAAAAGTACATCGAGCAAATGGTTCTCAGCAAGGCCTTCGAAGATGATCGAAGTTTTCCAAGTTCTAAACATTTTGTTGTATTCTTCTAATAATCTTGCAGTAGACGATTTCTCGAGTTCCAAACGGTTCTTTTTGATTGCCAGTTTGGTTTTTTTCTCGATATCGAGTCCGAGTAAAACAGAAAACTTAACCGCTCGTAACATACGAACTGGATCTTCTTTAAAGGAAATATCTGGATCACCAATGACCCTAACGATTTTCTTTTGGATGTCTTCGAACCCACCAACGTAATCCAAAATGGAATCGTTTTTAGGATCATAAAACAAGGAATTGATGGTAAAGTCGCGTCTTGCCGCGTCTTCCTTTGCTGTACCGAAGGAATTGTCCCGTTTGATGAGATAATCGTTTTCTGCTTTGTGTTTTTCCAAACGATGTTCCGGTAGTGATCGGAACGTAGACACTTCAATAATTTTACCTTTAAAAATGATATGTACAATTTTAAATCGTTTACCGATGATTCGGCAGTTATTGAAGATCCTTTTGATTTGGTTTGGAGTCGCACTTGTGACTATATCAAAGTCTTTTGGGCGTTTGCCCATAAGCAGATCTCTGACCCCTCCACCGACTAAATAGGCCTTGTAACGAAACTTGTTCAATCGATTGATGATTTTGATGGCATCTTCATCGATATTGGCCCTGCGTATGGAATGGGTTTCTCGATAGTATCTCTTTCCCTCGGGGTACATCAAAAAGGAATCGACAGAGTCGGCTTTCTTTCTGAAAAGAGAAGTGAGAAATTTAAACATATTGGATTCATCCACTTTCCCTTGAAAAATGGCATGGGCAAGGAAAAAATTGGCGGAATAACGAACATTGGCAGAAACTTACGTCACAACCGCCTACGAAAGGCTCCAAATTGCACACTTACGTTGGCGAAAACGCGCCCAAAAATGGATTTCCCGTAGTCGGGAAAAAGTGAGCTTTGTCCTCATCCCCAACGACGAAAAACCTTTTGCCCAAATTGAGATCTCCATCGGAATGCTCGGGTTTTTATTCGGACTCTCTATTTCTCTGGTTCTCCTATCCTTTGGCCTACTCCTTTACTTTTCCTTCTTCTTTGATCGCAATCTATCCTTAGAGAAAAAAACGGAAACCCAACTCGTCTCCTTTTTGTTTTATGACCTTCTATCACAAGATTTAACAGATTCTGTAGAAGAACTAGAGTCGACTGCCGAATCTCTAAACCTTCTTGCTTGGGAAGAAATTCCTGAAAAAGAAATGATCACCCAAGATTATTTATTAAAAGAAGAATTTCGTAAAGATGCAAGCGAACTAGATTCCAATCTCTTATTGTTCCAACAAGTTGTGACCACCTACACTCAGTTTGGTGTTAGACTTGGGAACCTTGTGCCGAATTTTCAAAATGCCATTGATTATCTTTCGATGAGGGAGAGTATATTTTATTCCATGCCTAGGGGTAGACCTCTAAAACCTGGTGTGGGCGTTGTGACTTCTACCTTCGGGTATAGGAGTGATCCTTTTGGAATTTTACCTGTGGGTGAGTACCATTCGGGGATTGACTTTGCCGCTGGGGAAGGAACTCCGATCTATGCTACAGGCCCTGGAATCATTGCTGTAGACACAGCAGTTGGTGGTCTTGGGAAATCAGTTCGTATCAATCACGAAAACGGTTTTTTTACTCTTTATGGTCACTGTTCTTTGATTCTAGTCAATCCGGGAGATCGTGTCAAACGGGGTGATAAAATTGCCCTTGTAGGACAAACAGGAAAAGCAACAGGAGCTCACGTCCACTATGAAGTGAGAATCGGACTGGATGCACCACTTGATCCCGAAGAATATATTAACTTAGATTGATTCTCTGGAAGATACATTCAAAGAGAGAAACAACTTCTTCTTTTTTTCCTAAGGGTGATTAGATGAAGATTGGTTCGAACCCTTGTTTGCTTGTGATAAACAAAAGACAAAGGTCGAACCAGTTCGAAATTGGTGATTAGAATTTTCCGATTAAATTAAAATCAACAGAATACACACCAGCACCACCCACTACGAGGGCAATGAGAAGTCCCGCGGCAAGAATATGAAACTCATACCCTTCGCCTTTTTGGTTTCCGTTCCAATTGATAA
Encoded proteins:
- the rpsI gene encoding 30S ribosomal protein S9, whose translation is MAQKAVWAVGRRKTSVARAKIASGTGKITVNHKDVNDYIKNGEHLVRRALEPLLVLEARDKYDIALNVTGGGVVGQVGAIRHAVARALVAFNESLKPTLKKEGFLTRDSRMVERKKYGLRKARRGTQFSKR
- a CDS encoding M23 family metallopeptidase; the encoded protein is MAETYVTTAYERLQIAHLRWRKRAQKWISRSREKVSFVLIPNDEKPFAQIEISIGMLGFLFGLSISLVLLSFGLLLYFSFFFDRNLSLEKKTETQLVSFLFYDLLSQDLTDSVEELESTAESLNLLAWEEIPEKEMITQDYLLKEEFRKDASELDSNLLLFQQVVTTYTQFGVRLGNLVPNFQNAIDYLSMRESIFYSMPRGRPLKPGVGVVTSTFGYRSDPFGILPVGEYHSGIDFAAGEGTPIYATGPGIIAVDTAVGGLGKSVRINHENGFFTLYGHCSLILVNPGDRVKRGDKIALVGQTGKATGAHVHYEVRIGLDAPLDPEEYINLD
- the rplM gene encoding 50S ribosomal protein L13, giving the protein MELLSKAHKTPSIAKEAVQKQWFVVDATDKTLGRLASQVASRLRGKHKSTFTPNQDCGDNIIIVNASKVAVTGRKREQKIYYHHSRYPGGMTAIAFHKLIQENPERVIMEAVKGMLPKSKLGDQMLRNCRVFAGNDHNLGAQKPLKLELK
- the alaS gene encoding alanine--tRNA ligase, which codes for MMSKTVREIAELYTSYFKGKGHTIVPSSSLIPKGDPTLLFTTAGMVQFKPLFTGAVELPYTRAASVQKCVRTTDLEVVGKTERHCTFFEMLGNFSFGDYFKKEAIEYALDFSLNHLHIPKEKIWVTIYLDDDEAKKIWMEAGIPEERIVRLGKKDNFWGPAGDSGACGPCSELYLDRGPEKGGPNCGNNPDCKPGCDCDRYLEYWNLVFNQFNQTVSGELLPLKQTGIDTGSGLERVAMLLQEVDSVYDTDELKSIIRKIEELSGKTYDESTKQSFRVITDHSRSVFFSLGDGIYPDRTGRGYVIRRLIRRASLFARKLGIHEPFLYKLIATLRDLYSVRYPELKDKAKDIESILKKEEELFLHTLEVGLEELESLLSQLKSNGQTLVTGKEGFRLYSTYGFPREMTKELVEDRGFGFDDLGFEAELEKDRDLSRASWKGKKVQYLTGLSASAELKTEFLGYTATKSPAKVIYLFVDGKSVSEANQGSDAVVVLDKTPFYAEGGGQIGDWGYFKKEGFQFQVQDTQKENETFLHLGIILKGKISVGETIEAEIDTTRRQNLANHHSGTHLLNGALRRILGTHVAQKGSIVSSDYLRFDFSHPKALSEEEIISIEKDVNEAVNAKIPVKTEVLDIDTAKQSGALSMFDEKYGSSVRVISMGDKSKEFCGGTHVSNTKEIGYFAIIKEGSPGAGNRRVEAICGDSVIEYFLSQFQTLAAKIETHNLSAKETFGDLKEFGIVSPVPAPEDLQSLFVKQGNAAVEHLRKLREDLETELEEKSGSLFKAKKKKEQLSFQMNPELVDGLLKKAHSFSKGKVVTEVFEAVDAKALKDLADSLKAKEPEILCLFGTRDGDVSTLVFMCNKVLNERGIHCGDLLKETLVMLDGKGGGRPDMAQGGGKKPESLGAALEFALDLSKKKLG
- a CDS encoding MFS transporter, giving the protein MNRLVFYFAFALGTFASSCFLYSIVIFCQTLDAVKGFSGIVFFFLFLPFPIFFLYTGYLLDHYSKKWVVVSFQFFLFFASFLLGGLTGVFQTYPFLLLPLAFVNGIGMTTVLPGRMAILREVMESHRLVFHTIAGNLLLIFAFGMSPLAVGWFREGRGYSSLFLVLAGFHFLSMLAFTLLRDSNSKEKIKSLGAYDKTASFPSLTSNLKTILDFLKTDPVSRQVMYMTILSMLALGPIQVILPKYVRTELGLGELARGTVLVFLGPGLFLGGILTILFHHVERKGLILLIVFSLSSLFFLGFVPFGKASATSLFLFCFGVSGGVLSSLLPAILQKRTDDGIRGRVLSLYTVCFQFTPAVSGFLAALLADTIGSQLTFGILGGIFLFFALISFLQYKELRQS
- the pcnB gene encoding polynucleotide adenylyltransferase PcnB is translated as MFKFLTSLFRKKADSVDSFLMYPEGKRYYRETHSIRRANIDEDAIKIINRLNKFRYKAYLVGGGVRDLLMGKRPKDFDIVTSATPNQIKRIFNNCRIIGKRFKIVHIIFKGKIIEVSTFRSLPEHRLEKHKAENDYLIKRDNSFGTAKEDAARRDFTINSLFYDPKNDSILDYVGGFEDIQKKIVRVIGDPDISFKEDPVRMLRAVKFSVLLGLDIEKKTKLAIKKNRLELEKSSTARLLEEYNKMFRTWKTSIIFEGLAENHLLDVLFKEPADKLKKTDPEWREHFMETPLGKRLAVTDKLLSAREEMTPAIFYSLIFYDIVKDLYENDRGHLAHNIKESLQPVFERMGIPKREQDNLVKIFISQPRFQVTDDEKERQNSFFKKKDYFYDAFMVYKIVAISEGNESAVQTAFFWEISLRQRPKPDSHQFGQQNRKKEPNKKRPPRKKHRDRRGGGSPNQNQNQSESQQSNSSEPKEQESRQRREASSEVEETED
- the thiL gene encoding thiamine-phosphate kinase, coding for MKESEIIRTLFGRTPPPEDDCYFLAPNRLVTTDSLSEGTHFLHEWSSPQILARKLVEVNVSDITASGGRPKECFLNLGLSPLSRKKEWIRAFSKELRKSLDQYGMKLAGGDTFSASTTQLTLTVVGTVERPWLRSGGKPGDYLYVTGSLGKSQLGFQTLKKKSKESKYIDAITHHLSPKSRYAILDTLKKFKIHACMDITDGLIQDAERLAIASKGKLKIQIESLPLDSLALSHLGLDLCLGSGEELELLFLSPEILPTELAGIPVTMIGRLESGKPGVAFWKVGKTYSPKTRGFIHFSEKE